Proteins from a genomic interval of Rubinisphaera italica:
- a CDS encoding MBL fold metallo-hydrolase codes for MRCKIHRGCHEIGGNCIEIESQGMRIVLDIGLPLKNDKNISAPDISGLTACDDSLLGIFISHPHPDHYGLLDKITEPVPVYMGEASRRIIEVSSFFTPLPTLGNVEPLGYRDQQSIQLGPFTITPYRIDHSAFDSHCLLIEAEGKRLFYSGDIRGHGRNSHLYDDLIQNPPQNIDVLICEGTQIGRIPDFAYPDEESVEAGMVEVFKKTNGMGLVWCSSQNIDRLVSVWNACKKSGRQLVLDMYTAEIVRAAKDDALPKPGKEGVTVYLPYTQKQKIIREKAFHISNPYRRHRIYYKALVEAASRLVMIFRPSMMGDHDLAKCLSGASLISSVWSGYVHRSQNELDQMKNMGIERTHIHTSGHATVDELRKFANAIPAKRIVPIHLENREGFAELSERVELKNDHEWWEI; via the coding sequence GTGCGATGCAAAATTCATCGAGGATGCCATGAAATTGGAGGCAACTGCATCGAAATTGAGTCGCAGGGCATGCGGATCGTTTTGGACATCGGCTTACCACTGAAAAATGACAAAAACATTTCAGCCCCAGACATCAGCGGACTGACGGCATGCGATGACTCATTACTCGGAATCTTTATATCACATCCACATCCTGACCATTACGGCTTGCTGGATAAGATCACAGAACCTGTGCCAGTCTACATGGGCGAAGCCTCTCGTCGCATAATCGAAGTCAGTTCATTCTTTACTCCTCTTCCTACCCTTGGAAACGTTGAGCCATTGGGCTATCGAGACCAACAGTCCATACAACTTGGACCATTCACAATCACGCCTTATCGCATCGATCATTCGGCGTTTGACAGTCATTGTTTGCTGATCGAGGCTGAAGGAAAGAGACTGTTCTACTCGGGTGACATTCGTGGTCACGGCAGAAATTCCCATCTATACGATGATCTCATTCAAAATCCGCCACAGAATATCGATGTCCTGATTTGTGAAGGCACTCAGATCGGTCGTATCCCAGACTTCGCTTACCCAGATGAAGAATCGGTTGAAGCTGGGATGGTCGAGGTCTTTAAGAAAACAAATGGGATGGGTTTGGTGTGGTGTTCGAGCCAAAACATCGACCGTCTGGTATCGGTGTGGAATGCCTGCAAAAAATCAGGGAGACAACTGGTCCTTGACATGTATACGGCTGAGATTGTGCGTGCTGCCAAGGATGATGCTCTGCCTAAACCCGGCAAGGAAGGAGTAACTGTTTATCTGCCATATACTCAGAAACAGAAAATTATCCGTGAAAAGGCATTTCATATTTCAAACCCATATCGCCGACACCGAATATATTACAAAGCCTTGGTTGAAGCAGCGTCTCGATTGGTAATGATCTTCCGTCCCAGTATGATGGGAGATCATGATTTGGCTAAATGCTTAAGCGGAGCAAGTCTTATTAGTTCGGTTTGGTCTGGCTATGTCCATCGCAGCCAAAATGAACTTGATCAGATGAAAAATATGGGAATCGAACGAACTCACATTCATACGTCTGGTCATGCTACGGTAGATGAACTTCGGAAATTCGCAAATGCGATTCCTGCGAAACGGATTGTTCCGATTCATTTGGAAAACAGAGAAGGCTTTGCAGAATTGTCTGAACGAGTGGAATTAAAAAACGATCACGAATGGTGGGAGATATGA
- a CDS encoding HEPN domain-containing protein: MKTDERIAARLRELIKHGNNVSSSTGSEVITRGNRRDTSVEQTQFHAWRTKSLSILATGFGKDSIHYETYTSECTKAFKSNVMAGNGILGAALDDLENGHLFDYRKTVEADIFDDFLEQANHLSEQGYYQASVVVAGAVLEDGLRKLCAENNIELPEKPKLDMMNALLAKEGIYQKLTQKKITALADIRNSAAHGKLDQFDENEVKKMLVEVADFMEKYLS; encoded by the coding sequence ATGAAAACAGATGAAAGAATAGCGGCACGTCTGAGAGAATTGATAAAACATGGAAACAATGTGAGTTCATCTACTGGCAGTGAAGTGATAACAAGAGGTAATAGGCGTGACACTAGTGTGGAACAAACACAATTCCATGCTTGGAGAACAAAATCATTAAGCATTCTTGCGACAGGATTTGGCAAAGACAGTATCCATTACGAGACTTATACTTCAGAATGCACTAAAGCTTTCAAAAGTAATGTGATGGCTGGGAATGGTATTCTGGGAGCTGCTTTAGATGACTTAGAAAATGGTCATCTTTTTGATTATCGCAAGACGGTAGAAGCCGACATCTTTGACGATTTTCTTGAACAAGCAAATCATCTTTCCGAGCAGGGCTACTATCAGGCTTCTGTTGTTGTGGCTGGTGCTGTTTTGGAAGATGGGCTTAGAAAGCTTTGTGCTGAAAACAATATTGAACTTCCAGAAAAGCCTAAGCTGGACATGATGAACGCTCTACTTGCGAAAGAAGGAATCTACCAGAAACTCACACAGAAGAAGATTACGGCACTGGCTGATATTAGAAATAGCGCAGCACACGGTAAGCTTGACCAGTTTGATGAGAACGAAGTGAAGAAGATGCTGGTGGAGGTTGCTGACTTCATGGAAAAATATCTGTCCTGA
- a CDS encoding alpha-ketoglutarate-dependent dioxygenase AlkB family protein, which yields MNTIELEDGGTLLFDEAFLTKDLADRYFTELRDNCQWEQKLGIFGHMQPRLIASYGDAGISYRYSGMDYAALPWTAKLLEIKNKIEAVQGEYNYCLLNRYRSGSDSMGWHADDEPEMGNVIGSLSLGATRKFRIRHNETRETKTFLANHGSLIIMAGTMQQFWQHEVPKTKQVVGERINLTFRKILGDTK from the coding sequence ATGAACACAATCGAACTTGAAGATGGAGGAACACTTCTTTTCGACGAAGCCTTTCTAACCAAAGACTTGGCAGATCGGTACTTCACTGAGTTGCGAGATAACTGCCAGTGGGAACAAAAGCTCGGTATCTTTGGTCACATGCAGCCACGATTGATTGCCTCATACGGCGATGCTGGCATCAGTTATCGGTATTCAGGCATGGACTATGCTGCTCTGCCGTGGACTGCAAAATTGCTTGAAATCAAGAACAAAATTGAAGCCGTTCAGGGTGAGTACAATTACTGTCTATTGAACCGCTATCGCTCAGGATCAGACAGCATGGGCTGGCACGCAGATGATGAACCTGAGATGGGAAATGTGATTGGTTCGCTTTCTTTGGGAGCCACACGAAAGTTTCGGATCAGGCACAACGAGACGAGAGAGACGAAGACCTTTCTCGCAAATCACGGGTCACTGATTATCATGGCTGGAACAATGCAGCAATTCTGGCAACACGAAGTGCCGAAGACGAAGCAAGTCGTAGGCGAACGAATTAACCTGACATTCAGGAAGATTCTTGGGGATACCAAATGA
- a CDS encoding MerR family transcriptional regulator: MNNCYTLRDVAKRIGIPSHRIVYLFTSGKVAEPNRVSGRRLFTEDDIQKIATVLGKEVPDA, from the coding sequence ATGAATAACTGTTACACACTACGAGACGTTGCAAAAAGGATCGGCATTCCATCACATCGAATCGTTTACTTGTTCACTTCTGGAAAGGTTGCCGAACCGAACCGAGTATCAGGCAGGAGATTATTCACAGAAGATGACATCCAGAAGATCGCCACTGTATTAGGTAAGGAGGTTCCTGATGCATGA